In one Luteolibacter arcticus genomic region, the following are encoded:
- a CDS encoding ECF-type sigma factor, whose product MNDLTIMLRQPGNSAELLATVYEELRRLAAARMARESAGQTLQATALVHEAWLQLVGEGDRSWESRAHFFGAAAHAMRRILVDKARRKARVKRGAGSVRVDLTDVDVAEFTPDGDVLLINEALEKLELEDPDQARIVVLKFFGGLTNEEVAQTLGIGERTVYRQWVCAKARLFRWVRAEG is encoded by the coding sequence ATGAACGACCTCACCATCATGCTGCGTCAGCCGGGGAACTCGGCGGAACTACTCGCAACCGTGTACGAGGAGCTGCGCCGGCTCGCCGCGGCGCGAATGGCGCGCGAGTCCGCCGGGCAGACGCTCCAGGCGACCGCGCTGGTGCACGAGGCGTGGCTGCAACTCGTCGGTGAAGGCGACCGGTCCTGGGAAAGCCGCGCGCACTTTTTCGGCGCGGCGGCGCACGCGATGCGGCGCATCCTGGTGGATAAGGCGCGCCGCAAGGCCCGCGTGAAACGAGGTGCCGGCAGCGTGCGCGTCGACCTTACCGACGTGGACGTGGCGGAGTTCACACCGGACGGCGACGTATTGCTGATCAACGAGGCCTTGGAAAAGCTCGAACTCGAAGATCCCGACCAAGCCCGCATCGTGGTGCTGAAGTTTTTCGGCGGCCTGACCAACGAGGAAGTCGCGCAGACGCTCGGCATCGGCGAGCGCACGGTCTATCGCCAATGGGTCTGTGCCAAGGCCCGCCTGTTCCGCTGGGTGCGGGCGGAAGGATGA